The following coding sequences are from one Lolium rigidum isolate FL_2022 chromosome 6, APGP_CSIRO_Lrig_0.1, whole genome shotgun sequence window:
- the LOC124668153 gene encoding jasmonoyl--L-amino acid synthetase GH3.3-like yields MLEKKGGNFSGEKVIAEFDRLTRDAANVQRETLRRILAENGAAEYLQSLGLAGRTDPGSFRACVPLATHADFEPYINRIVDGDATPVLTGKPVTSISLSSGTTQGKRKYLLFNDELVKSTMQIYRTSYAFRNREFPVENGKALQFIYSSRQFTTKGGLTATTATTNVYRSEAFKATMRDVQSQCCSPDEVIFGADFAQSLYCHLLCGLLRAGEVQMVSATFAHSVVLAFQTFERVWEELCADIRSGELSPIRVTSPAVRQAVSALLAGPNPELADAVARKCAGLSNWYGVIPALWPNAKYVYGIMTGSMEHYVKKLRHYAGGLPLIAAEYGASEGWIGANVEPAVPPECATFTVLPDIGYFEFIPLRRSSPDDACCCHGEAEPVGLTDVAVGEHYEVVMTTFAGLYRYRLGDVVQVAGFHNATPKLKFVCRRNLMLSINIDKNSEQDLQLAVDTAAAKFLAVEKLEVVDYTSHADMSSDPAHYVIFFELNAAATDVAADVLQGCCDELDRSFADPGYVGSRRSGAISPLELRVLQRGTFQKVLRHYLAMGSPVSQFKSPRCVARSNAGVLQILAGNTAKIFFSAAYD; encoded by the exons ATGTTGGAGAAGAAGGGCGGGAATTTCAGCGGGGAGAAGGTGATCGCCGAGTTCGACCGGCTCACGCGGGACGCCGCCAATGTGCAGCGGGAGACGCTCAGGCGGATCCTCGCCGAGAACGGCGCCGCCGAGTACCTGCAGAGCCTGGGCCTCGCCGGCCGCACCGATCCCGGCAGCTTCCGGGCCTGCGTGCCGCTCGCCACGCACGCCGACTTCGAGCCCTACATTAACCGCATCGTCGACGGCGACGCCACGCCCGTCCTCACCGGCAAGCCCGTCACGTCCATCTCCCTAAG CTCCGGCACGACGCAGGGGAAGCGCAAGTACCTGCTCTTCAACGACGAGCTCGTCAAGTCCACGATGCAGATATACCGCACCTCCTACGCTTTCAGGAACAG GGAGTTCCCCGTGGAGAACGGCAAGGCGCTGCAGTTCATCTACAGCAGCCGGCAGTTCACGACCAAGGGCGGGCTGACGGCGACGACGGCCACCACCAACGTGTACCGCAGCGAGGCGTTCAAGGCGACGATGCGCGACGTGCAGTCGCAGTGCTGCAGCCCCGACGAGGTGATCTTCGGCGCCGACTTCGCGCAGTCGCTCTACTGCCACCTACTCTGCGGCCTGCTCCGCGCCGGCGAGGTGCAGATGGTGTCGGCCACGTTCGCGCACAGCGTCGTGCTCGCCTTCCAGACCTTCGAGCGGGTGTGGGAGGAGCTCTGCGCCGACATCCGCAGCGGCGAACTGTCTCCGATCCGCGTCACCTCGCCGGCCGTCCGGCAGGCCGTGTCGGCGCTGCTGGCCGGGCCGAACCCGGAGCTCGCGGACGCCGTGGCGCGGAAGTGCGCCGGCCTCAGCAACTGGTACGGGGTGATCCCGGCGCTGTGGCCCAACGCCAAGTACGTGTACGGCATCATGACGGGGTCCATGGAGCACTACGTGAAGAAGCTCCGGCACTACGCCGGCGGGCTGCCGCTGATCGCCGCCGAGTACGGCGCGTCCGAGGGGTGGATCGGCGCTAACGTCGAGCCGGCGGTGCCCCCGGAGTGCGCCACGTTCACCGTGCTCCCCGACATCGGCTACTTCGAGTTCATCCCTCTCAGGCGGTCCAGCCCCGACGACGCGTGCTGCTGCCACGGCGAGGCGGAGCCCGTCGGCCTGACGGACGTCGCTGTCGGCGAGCACTACGAGGTAGTCATGACCACCTTCGCAG GATTGTACCGATACCGGCTGGGCGACGTGGTGCAGGTGGCCGGGTTCCACAACGCGACGCCGAAGCTCAAGTTCGTGTGCCGGCGGAACCTGATGCTGTCCATCAACATCGACAAGAACAGCGAGCAGGATCTGCAGCTCGCCGTGGACACCGCGGCCGCCAAGTTCCTGGCCGTCGAGAAGCTGGAGGTGGTGGACTACACGAGCCACGCGGACATGTCGTCGGACCCGGCCCACTACGTCATCTTCTTCGAGCTCAACGCCGCCGCCACGGATGTCGCCGCCGACGTGCTGCAGGGGTGCTGCGACGAGCTGGACCGGTCCTTCGCTGACCCCGGGTACGTGGGGTCTAGGAGGTCCGGCGCCATTAGCCCGCTGGAGCTGCGGGTGCTACAGAGGGGCACGTTTCAGAAGGTACTGCGGCATTACCTGGCGATGGGCTCCCCCGTGAGCCAGTTCAAGTCGCCGCGGTGCGTCGCGCGGTCCAACGCCGGCGTGCTGCAGatactcgccggcaacaccgccaagatcttcttcagcGCCGCCTACGACTGA